The DNA region GTTCACGCCGCCCTGGTCGTTGATCATCTTGAAATAGGCCGCCTGGGTCTTGCCGATCGAGGCATAGGCGGAGGCCGGTCCGGAGAACGGGACGGTCTGGCCGATCTTGATTTCGGTATCGCTCGCGCCGGGATCGTATTTCTTCTGCGCGAAGGCCGACGTCGCGGATAGCGCCATTGCGAGCGCCGTTGCGGTGGCCAGATGGAAAATCCCATTCCTCATACTGCTGCTTCCTCACGTGATTAATGGTTCGCCGATGATCTTGTCGCGGGTTCACACCCCCGCAGCCGCCATCGATTGGGCCGGGATACTGGAGGAACCGTTGCTGCGATGCAAGACGAACGGTGCTGAAAAGACGAGCGATTTCAATCAACGAAAGTAGGGGGCGGTGCGGAAAGGAAGGTGACGCGGTTTCTGATCCTGCTGCGTCGTAATCCCGGCACTATTCGGCGTCGTCCTGGCGAAAGCCAGGACCCTTTACCCCAGTAGCTTGGGGTTGCGCGACACTGGAGCCACGATCCCGCACGCGATCAAATTCGGTGGTTATGGGTCCTGGCTTTCGCCAGGACGACGGGGGTGGACAGGCCGCGCGCCAAAAATCCACCCCGTTATGCTTCGAGACGGCAGCGTTGGGCCTCCTCACCGTGACGGGTCCCCTTTAGCCCGCCGGCCCTGTATCCTCGATGATCGGGCCGAACAGCTCCCAGCGCTCGCCGTTGAACTTCATCATCTGCATCTGCTTGTTGATGCGGTAATCGTTCGGTCCCGTCGTGATCGACATGCCCGGCAGCGCGAGTGACGGCACGAAATGCTTCAGGCTGGTCACCTGCTTCATCAGGTTCTCACGGGTGAGGTCGTCGCCGCATTGTTTCAGCACCTGGATCAACAGCTCGGCGGTCGAATACCCGTAGGTGTTGACGGTGTTGAGCTTGTCGCCCTCCGGATAATATTTGTCCATGAAGGCGAAATAGGCCTTCAGGCCGGGATCGTCCTTCCACTGCGGATCGGCGGGTTCCTTGCCGTAATTGGTCGAGATGATCCCCTTGGAGATGTCGAGGCCAGCCGGCTTCAGCGTTGCCGACACCGGGCTCGCATTGATGTCGAGGATGTGCACCGGGTGCCAGTCGAGGTCGGCGAGCTTGCGGATCGTCTGCGCGGCGAATTTCGGGGTCGACGCGTCATAGAGCAGATCAGCGCCGGCGGCCTTCAGCTTGACGATCTGTGAATCCACCGTCGGGTCGGTCAGCTCGTACGACGCCTCCGCCACGATCATGCTCGAGGCCTTGTCGCCGAGGCCGCTTTTCAGGCCCGTGATGTAGTCGCGGCCGAGATCGTCGTTCTGGTAGAAGATGCCGATCTTGGCGTTGGGGTAGTTGGCCAGGATGTATTTGGCGTAGATGCGGCCCTCCGACTGGTAGTTCGGATTGAATGCGATGGTCCAGGGCGCGTTGACCGGATCGGAGAAGCGCGAGGCGCCGGTCGAGGCCAGCAGCTGCGGCACCTTCCGGGCGTTGAGATATTTCTGCACGGCGGCATTCGACGGCGTGCCGATGATCTGGAAGGTGAACAGCACCTCGTCGCCTTCGACCAGCTTGCGCACCTGCTCGACCGCCTTCGGCGGCGAATAGGCGTCGTCATACTGGATCAGGTTCAGCTTGCGGCCGTTGATGCCGCCCTGATCGTTGATCATCTTGAGATAGGCCGCCTGGGTCTTGCCGATGCCGGCATAGGCCGAGGCGGGGCCGGAGAACGGCACGGTCTGGCCGATCTTGATCTCGGTGTCGGTGGCGCCGATGTCGTATTTCTTCTGCGCGCTCGCTGACGTGACGGACAACGCGATGGCAAACGCAGTCGCAGCGAGCAAATGCACGCTTCTCATGTCGTGACCTCCCATGTTGCCGATGATCTTGTCCGCGAGGCGCTTGCCTCCGGCGGATGTCACCGTTGCCGCGATGATGGCGGCATTGCAGGGCAATGCCAAGCGCAGAATCCCGGCGTCAGGCGAACCAGAGCAGGATCAGGGCGAGGGCCGCAGGCGCCGCCTGCACATAAAGGATGCGCGGGCTGACGGTCGCCGCGCCATAGACGCCCGCGACGATGACGCAGAGCAGGAAGAATGTCTTGATCTGGAACGCGAAGGCGGGATTGCCGTGCACCAGGCCCCAGATCAGTCCGGCGGCCAGGAAGCCGTTGTAGAGCCCTTGATTGGCGGCGAGCACCGCGGACTCCGTTGCCTTTTCGATCGAATTGCGAAACGTCTTCAGCCCCAGCGGCTTGGTCCAGAGAAACATCTCCAGCACCAGGAAATAGACGTGCAGCGCGGCCACCACCGCGACCAGGACATTGGCAAGCAGATACATGATGCGGTCCCCCAACCGGAATTCGGGTGGACGCTAGCATGCCGGCGTCGGATTGTATGCGTAACGATCCGATTCCCGAGTGACCGTCATGTCCGACCGCAAGACGCCGCAAACCTTCAACCTTGACCGTCTCACGACGCCGATCGGCGTCGCGCTGCTGATGACCGACGACGACGGCGTGCTGCGCGCGCTCGACTGGGACGACTATGAAGCGCGGATGCGCGATCTGCTGCGGCTGCACTATGGCGCGGTGACGCTCAGGGACGGCCGCGCGCCGGCGGCGTTGCGCAAGGCGCTCGACGGCTATTTCAGGGGCGATCTCGATCGGCTCGGCGACGTCGCATGGCGCGTCGCCGGCACGCCGTTCCAGCAGAAGGTCTGGCACGCGCTGCCGAAGATTCGTGCCGGCACCACCATGAGCTACGGCGCATTGGCGGCGAAGCTGCACGCGCCGAACGCGATGCGCGCGGTCGGCCACGCCAATGGCTCCAACCCGATCAGCGTCGTCGTGCCCTGCCACCGCCTGATCGGCGCCAACGGCTCACTGGTGAAATATGGTGGCGGCCTGGAGCGGAAGCGCTGGTTGCTGCGGCATGAGGGGGTACAGCTCTGATCCCGCGCATCCTTCAATCGAGGTCTTCGCCGGGCATGTTGCGCAGGTCGCGCACGATATAGAAGAACACGATCAGCGAAGGTACCCACGCCAGGATCGCTCCCACCAGCATCGCATCGACTGTCGCCATGGTCGTTCCTATCGAGGTCGCTCAGTCCGACCGCTGGATCAAATTCTTTCGACGGGCTGCCGGCTCGGGGGCGTAGCAGAGCCATTTCCAATAGGCGCTGTTGCGCTGGAGCTGCCGCTTGTAGGTCTCGCAGCACTTGGTCGAGCAGAACTGCTCGAAATGCCAGCTGCGCCGGATCAGTCCGAAGGGACGCCCGCATTCCGAATTGCTGCACCGGTTGGTCATGACACGGCCTCGGTGTCGACTGGCGGAAGCCAGCGAATCAATTTCTGCTGACCCTTGTAGAAGCAGAGGCGTCCGCAGAAACGGGCGGCCGCCGGATCACGCAAGGAGACGATCTTCGGGTCTTCGCTCTCACACTCCGAGCAGCGCGGTTCCGTACGCATGGCGACCTCCCTCCTGAGGAATTGCCATTGCCGATCAAGCTGGTTGATACCGTCCTTGCCTCTCGGGCAGGAGGACGGCGCGAAGTCTCGCGTCGTCACGGCCTGCCTTCAACTGTCCAGATGTTTCGCCGGATCATCCTTGCGTATAATCCGCACGCGCGGGGGTCGGGTTGGGCCTATTCCGCCGTCGTCGCGCCGTTTCGCGTCAGTGCGGCATCGAGACATTTGATCAAAGCCTCCCCGTCGAACGGCTTGATCAGAAAGCAGGTCGCCCCGGCCTTCATGGCTCGCACGCGGTCGCTTTCGACGGAGAACGCCGTGACGAATATGAACGGAAAGCTCTGCCCGCTGGCTAGCAGGTAGGTCTGCAACTCGAGCCCGCTCATGGACGGCATTCTGACATCCGTGATCACGCAGGATGTGTCCTTCCGGTGGGGGGAACACAGGAATTCTTCGGCAGACGCGAATGTATGGACCACGTAGCCAAGCGACCGAACGAGATTGTGGGTCGCGGCGCGAACCGACCCGTCATCGTCGATGATTGATATGACCGGCGGGTTGGACAAGGGGGCCTTCTTGCGGACGACGAGAGGGTGGCTGTCGATGCGATCACGTCGGGGCAGAGTGCGTCGCAAATCGGGACCGGAGAATCATACTTAGGTTTGCGGCCCACCCGATCCGGGCCCGATCCCGAGCAGCTGTGCCATCCTCACCAGATCCGGCAACGACTTCGCCGCCATTTTCCGCATGATGTGCCCGCGGTGGATCTTCACGGTGATCTCGGCCACGCCGATTTCGGCGGCGACCTGCTTGTTCATCAGCCCCGCGGTGACGAGCGTCATCACCTGCCGTTCGCGCGAGGTCAGCGTCACGAAAACGGCGCGCAGGTTTGCAAGGACCTTTGCCTCATCGCGACGGTTTCTGTCGCGTTCGATCGCCGTCGTGACGGCGTCCAGCATGTCCTGATCGCGGAACGGTTTGGTCAGGAAGTCGACGGCTCCCGCCTTCATCGCCCTCACCGTCATCGGGATATCGCCATGGCCGGTCATGAAGATGATCGGAATATGAATCCCGGCTTTGGCCAGCTCGGCCTGAAAGTCCAGGCCGCTCAGCCGGGGCAGCCTGATGTCGAGGATCAGGCAGCTGGGGACATTCGGAAGCTTGCTTTGCAGGAATTCGTGGCCGGATCCAAACACCTCGGTCCGCCAGCCGACCGACCGGAAAAGATTGCTCAGCGCGTTCCGCACCGATGCGTCGTCGTCGACCACAAAGACGATCGGTTCCCCGGCGCCCGTGGGAGTGGCAGGCGATGCCGTGCGGGCGGTCATCATGCGCGGTCCTCTTGATGCAGCGGCAGCGCGAACTGGAATGTCGCACCGCGGCCGACATCGCCGGCCACGGAGAGGCGGCCGCCATGGGCCTCGACGATCGAGCGACAGATCGACAGTCCCATCCCCATGCCGCCGGACTTGGTGGTGAAGAAGGCGTCGAACAGCCGGCCGGCAGTTTCGGCGGCGATCCCGACGCCGCAGTCGCTGACCGAGACCAGGATTTGCCGGGCCTCATCCTGCCATGACCGGATCGCGAGTTCACGCGGCCGGTCGATGACCGGCTGCATCGCCTCGATACCGTTGATGATCAGGTTCAGCAAGACCTGTTGCAGCTGGACCCGGTCGGCGAGCACCAGAGGGAGATCGGGAGTGAGGTCCAGCCGCAGCGACACGCGATGGCTCAGCAGTTCATGCTGCACCAGGCCGATCACCTCGTTGATCGCCTCATTGACGTCGAGTGGCGCTTTCTGATCGGACGTCTTGTTCACCAGCGCGCGGACGCGCTGGATGACCTCGCCCGCCCGGTTGCCGTCGCTGATGATCGACCTCACCGCCCCGCGCGCTTCGTTCAGATCGGGAGCCGACCGGTCGAGCCAGCGCAGGCAGGCCGCGGCGTTGGCGACAACGGCAGCGAGCGGCTGGTTCACCTCATGGGCGATCGATGCGGCGAGCTCGCCGAGCGCCGTCACCCGCGTGACGTGCGCGAGATTGGCCTGCGCCACATGCAATTCCGCCTCGGCCCGCTTGCGGGACGTCATATCCGTCACCGCTCCGATGAACTCGGTGTCGTCAGACGCGTCCGTCACGGCATGCGCCCTGGCGTGAACGTGCTTGACCGCGCCATCGGGCATCAGCAACCGGTAACCGTGCTCGAAGTCCTTGTGATCGAGGGAAGCGCGGTCGATGGTTCGTTGCACGCGCGCGCGATCTTCCGGATGGATGCGTTGCAGGACCGTGTCGTGCGTGATCGACGGCACCTTGTCGAATCCGAAGATCCTGAAGGTTTCTTCCGACCAGATGATCTCGCCGCTGGCGAGGTGCCAGCCGAAGCTGCCGGTGTGGCTCAGCCGCTGGGCTTCGGCCAGATACATCTCACTCTGCCGCAGCGCATTTTCGGCCTGCTTGCGCTCGGTGATATCCTCGCAGGCGACCAGGACGATCATTTGATCGTCCTGCCGCCGCACGGCCTTGGCATTCTCACGAACCCAAAG from Bradyrhizobium genosp. L includes:
- a CDS encoding ABC transporter substrate-binding protein; its protein translation is MRSVHLLAATAFAIALSVTSASAQKKYDIGATDTEIKIGQTVPFSGPASAYAGIGKTQAAYLKMINDQGGINGRKLNLIQYDDAYSPPKAVEQVRKLVEGDEVLFTFQIIGTPSNAAVQKYLNARKVPQLLASTGASRFSDPVNAPWTIAFNPNYQSEGRIYAKYILANYPNAKIGIFYQNDDLGRDYITGLKSGLGDKASSMIVAEASYELTDPTVDSQIVKLKAAGADLLYDASTPKFAAQTIRKLADLDWHPVHILDINASPVSATLKPAGLDISKGIISTNYGKEPADPQWKDDPGLKAYFAFMDKYYPEGDKLNTVNTYGYSTAELLIQVLKQCGDDLTRENLMKQVTSLKHFVPSLALPGMSITTGPNDYRINKQMQMMKFNGERWELFGPIIEDTGPAG
- a CDS encoding DUF1304 domain-containing protein yields the protein MYLLANVLVAVVAALHVYFLVLEMFLWTKPLGLKTFRNSIEKATESAVLAANQGLYNGFLAAGLIWGLVHGNPAFAFQIKTFFLLCVIVAGVYGAATVSPRILYVQAAPAALALILLWFA
- a CDS encoding methylated-DNA--[protein]-cysteine S-methyltransferase, translated to MSDRKTPQTFNLDRLTTPIGVALLMTDDDGVLRALDWDDYEARMRDLLRLHYGAVTLRDGRAPAALRKALDGYFRGDLDRLGDVAWRVAGTPFQQKVWHALPKIRAGTTMSYGALAAKLHAPNAMRAVGHANGSNPISVVVPCHRLIGANGSLVKYGGGLERKRWLLRHEGVQL
- a CDS encoding response regulator transcription factor gives rise to the protein MSNPPVISIIDDDGSVRAATHNLVRSLGYVVHTFASAEEFLCSPHRKDTSCVITDVRMPSMSGLELQTYLLASGQSFPFIFVTAFSVESDRVRAMKAGATCFLIKPFDGEALIKCLDAALTRNGATTAE
- a CDS encoding response regulator transcription factor; translation: MTARTASPATPTGAGEPIVFVVDDDASVRNALSNLFRSVGWRTEVFGSGHEFLQSKLPNVPSCLILDIRLPRLSGLDFQAELAKAGIHIPIIFMTGHGDIPMTVRAMKAGAVDFLTKPFRDQDMLDAVTTAIERDRNRRDEAKVLANLRAVFVTLTSRERQVMTLVTAGLMNKQVAAEIGVAEITVKIHRGHIMRKMAAKSLPDLVRMAQLLGIGPGSGGPQT
- a CDS encoding PAS domain-containing sensor histidine kinase; translated protein: MRSPTAESWSVEQWLLAGVVLALGAAACIWLAFGPQPATPADLIAVALLVASLAAALIMMRLVRRSQRRMEAVLHGRAAGEERAIEALRNSEAQWKEVFEHNPVMYFMVDEAGTVLSVNTFGAAQLGYSADELLGQSVLRVFAPEDRAWVQGKVAACLDNIGRTHSWEIRKIRKDGSRLWVRENAKAVRRQDDQMIVLVACEDITERKQAENALRQSEMYLAEAQRLSHTGSFGWHLASGEIIWSEETFRIFGFDKVPSITHDTVLQRIHPEDRARVQRTIDRASLDHKDFEHGYRLLMPDGAVKHVHARAHAVTDASDDTEFIGAVTDMTSRKRAEAELHVAQANLAHVTRVTALGELAASIAHEVNQPLAAVVANAAACLRWLDRSAPDLNEARGAVRSIISDGNRAGEVIQRVRALVNKTSDQKAPLDVNEAINEVIGLVQHELLSHRVSLRLDLTPDLPLVLADRVQLQQVLLNLIINGIEAMQPVIDRPRELAIRSWQDEARQILVSVSDCGVGIAAETAGRLFDAFFTTKSGGMGMGLSICRSIVEAHGGRLSVAGDVGRGATFQFALPLHQEDRA